A stretch of DNA from Pirellulales bacterium:
GATTTGTCCAATACAAGGTGTGCTTCCAGCGCGAGGCAACAAAGACATGGCCGTCCGAAAGCACGAGATTCAAACGTGTCGGCTCGGCCGGCTTTGTCGCGGCGCTGCGCTCGGCCAAAATGCGAATCGCCGCGGCCATTTCGCGCATGACAAGCGTCACGTCCTGGCACGGCGCCTCGGCCGCCCGGCCGGCCTTTCGTAAGCGGCTCAAGAGCCAGAAGAACACCTGCTCGCTATCGGTGGTGCCGGCCACCTGGTGGCGCAGACCGGGATCGGTCTCTTCGACCAGCTGGGAACGCAGCTTGTCGAACCCGGTAACCGTGCCATTGTGCATGAAAATCCAGGGACCGAACGCGAACGGGTGCGCGTTGGCCACGCACAGGTCGCCGACCGACGCCTGCCGCACGTGCGCAAGCGCTACGTTCGACGAGATCGCGCGGGCCGATGCCGAAAACTCTTTATCCTCGGGCGCCGCCGTCGGCCGGCGAATCACCTGCGGCTTGCCGTCCTGGTAGTAGCCGATGCCCCATCCATCGCGATGCTTTTCGCCCCGCCAGTCACCGCAACTCTGAGTCAAAAGTGAATGCGGCGCATCGAGCAGCACACCGGCCAGCGGCAGCGGACGCGCGGCAATGTGGCCGTACAATCGGCACATATTCTGACCCGTGACAAAATAAAACTGGCGGCAAGAGAAAGGGCATCGCAGTCGACTTGCCACGACCGAGGGCCCGGAATCACAACGGAGGGAACGTGGACGAGCCGCGCGACGAAAAAGCTCGATTCCGCGGCAAATGCCGCGATGTCCCACGCCCGAGAATTATACTGCGTGGAGTGGGAATGGCCTAGGTCAGAGCGCGTCGCGAGGTGAAGGTTCCGGCGTCTGAGTAGGGTGCCCTCTGGCGCCACGGTTTTATCGCTGGCGCGATGGTGCCCACACGGCACCCTACAAAAGCATCTCGCCGCGCGTTAGACAATCGCACAGTCGGGCAAATTCACGCGCTTGGGCGTGGCGGTCGTCGGCTCGGTTTCCAAGCCTGTGCAAAAGGCGTCGCGCGAGCGGCCCTTCACGCAGGATCACCTCCAAGGCGCGATCCGTCTCCGGCGTGCGTGCCGGCCGGTCGGCGACGCGCTCATTGATATGCCGCCACAGTTCGGCCGCCGTCGCTGACGACGCCTTCATACCGAACAGGCGCAAGTAGTCGGCGTCGCGGACCACGGCCTGTTCGCCCTCGCGAATCGCGGCCAGCAGGATTTCTGCTAATCGTTCGGCGGGCCAGGCCTGCTGCTCGTCGAGCGTACCAAAGCGCCCGTCGGCCAGTCCGCGCAACGTTCCGACGGCCAAACCGCAGATCGCCAAATCCGCCGCCGGGCATTCCTGGATATCGAGGACGCGAATTTCAATCGTGTTCCGCTCGAACCGCGCGATCGCACCCCGAGCGTTCAGCCATTCCTCCTGCAAGACGCCATCCGGATCGTGCGGTGCGATCTCGGCGTACAGCGTGTTCAAAATGACCTGCCGGTAATCCGCTTCGCTGAACACCGCTTCCGGAACCACGTGCCCGGTGACCGAAGGGATGCGTCGGCTGTTCGTGCGATAGACGTCCAGGCGCGTGTCGAGAATGCCGGTCGCCCGGCCGTCGACGATGGGGCTGCTGGCCGCCAAGGCGGGCAGAATCGGAAGGACAAGGCGAATCGCGGCGTGCAACCGGCCGAACTCGGCGTCGTCGCCGAACGGCAGATTCAGATGCACGCTTTGCAGGTTCGACCAGCCATGCCCCTGACAGTTGAAGATACGGTTAAAGGCCGCGTAGATCTCGTTGCAATCGTGCGGCCAAAGTTTGGTTTCGCGCGCGGGATCCATCCACGGATGCATACCGCCGGGCATGAGCTGAGCGCCATGTCTCGCGAGCAGTTCGTTGATGCGACGTACCTGCGCCTGGAAAGATCCGGCCAGCGGCGCCAAGGACGGCGCGGGATCGGTCGTTTTCAGTTCGACGACGTGGGCCACCAGTTCGTTCGACCAGGAGACGTCGCCTGCCTCGACGTCGCCGACGTATTCCTCGCCGCCGGTCGCGTCGCGCATCAGCTCGTCGGCAATAGGCCGCACGTCGAGCGA
This window harbors:
- a CDS encoding class II glutamine amidotransferase, translated to MCRLYGHIAARPLPLAGVLLDAPHSLLTQSCGDWRGEKHRDGWGIGYYQDGKPQVIRRPTAAPEDKEFSASARAISSNVALAHVRQASVGDLCVANAHPFAFGPWIFMHNGTVTGFDKLRSQLVEETDPGLRHQVAGTTDSEQVFFWLLSRLRKAGRAAEAPCQDVTLVMREMAAAIRILAERSAATKPAEPTRLNLVLSDGHVFVASRWKHTLYWTNHAGPLATSSNAGATPGVMVASEAIGDEPWSEVPDGHILAVDQDYVVRWLAI
- a CDS encoding glutamate-cysteine ligase family protein encodes the protein MSTALRLRLFEAFGVELEYMIVDAQSLDVRPIADELMRDATGGEEYVGDVEAGDVSWSNELVAHVVELKTTDPAPSLAPLAGSFQAQVRRINELLARHGAQLMPGGMHPWMDPARETKLWPHDCNEIYAAFNRIFNCQGHGWSNLQSVHLNLPFGDDAEFGRLHAAIRLVLPILPALAASSPIVDGRATGILDTRLDVYRTNSRRIPSVTGHVVPEAVFSEADYRQVILNTLYAEIAPHDPDGVLQEEWLNARGAIARFERNTIEIRVLDIQECPAADLAICGLAVGTLRGLADGRFGTLDEQQAWPAERLAEILLAAIREGEQAVVRDADYLRLFGMKASSATAAELWRHINERVADRPARTPETDRALEVILREGPLARRLLHRLGNRADDRHAQAREFARLCDCLTRGEMLL